From one Peredibacter starrii genomic stretch:
- a CDS encoding ParA family protein — protein sequence MKIITIGNNKGGVGKTMQCFQLVCHLANQGHRVLAIDLDSQANLSSTLGVNIQRTLIPEWLIGDVKVDEILSDAQGDYDFYKNIKLIASSRHMANLAKLLILSESEVRKNAGRKERLMKLRLKEVEDMFDYVVIDTPPMLGDELIMSLVASNLILIPTQAQDYSIDGLEELMDTFEIIKETENPALEFSIIPSMVNPRRKIERIRLEELGQSFNVTPTIRNLVDMQESVALKKPVFMFTNNSKGKQDYKALWDSLGLN from the coding sequence ATGAAAATTATCACCATTGGTAATAACAAAGGTGGCGTAGGCAAAACGATGCAGTGTTTTCAGCTCGTTTGTCATTTAGCGAACCAAGGACACCGCGTTCTAGCAATCGATCTTGATTCTCAAGCGAATCTAAGTTCAACACTCGGAGTGAACATTCAACGTACTCTTATTCCAGAGTGGTTGATTGGAGACGTGAAAGTTGACGAAATTCTTTCTGATGCTCAAGGCGATTATGATTTCTATAAGAATATCAAGTTGATCGCTAGCTCTCGTCACATGGCAAATCTTGCAAAGCTTTTGATTCTTTCTGAATCTGAAGTTCGTAAGAACGCCGGCCGCAAAGAGCGTTTGATGAAACTTCGTCTTAAAGAAGTGGAAGACATGTTTGATTACGTTGTAATCGACACTCCTCCAATGCTTGGTGATGAGTTGATCATGTCGCTAGTTGCTTCAAATCTCATTCTTATTCCAACTCAAGCTCAAGACTATTCTATCGACGGACTAGAAGAGCTGATGGATACGTTTGAAATCATCAAAGAAACTGAAAACCCAGCTCTAGAGTTCTCAATCATTCCTTCAATGGTTAACCCAAGAAGAAAAATTGAAAGAATTCGTCTTGAGGAACTTGGCCAGTCATTCAACGTGACTCCGACCATTCGTAACCTTGTGGACATGCAGGAATCAGTTGCTCTGAAGAAGCCAGTATTCATGTTTACCAATAATTCAAAAGGTAAGCAGGACTACAAGGCCCTTTGGGACTCACTAGGTTTAAACTAA
- the nadA gene encoding quinolinate synthase NadA → MLDIYDDLKTKDHLPEIPESELSDEKVLVELAAIKKRLGDRVVVLGHHYQQDDVIAFADITGDSLELARKAAEIKNAEYVMFCGVHFMAETADMLTGPEQKVILPDLRAGCSMADMANRREIDVAWEYMKKCTSEKIVPITYINCSAALKSFVGENDGSICTSSNAEKIITWGLNQGEKLLFFPDQHLGRNTCHKLGIKLEDMVVYDPRQRFGGLTPEQIQKAKVILWYGFCSVHQGFNKEHIAMWRQKDPERILIVHPECSFDVVQGADLAGSTSYIINQIKAAKPGTKFAVGTEINLVNRLAQAYPHLDITSLSPYQCLCTTMYRVRPRWLLESFRAIERNQPINVIKVDDVTKKYALKALDQMLAIS, encoded by the coding sequence ATGCTCGATATCTATGACGATTTAAAAACCAAAGATCACCTGCCGGAAATCCCTGAATCTGAACTTTCTGATGAGAAGGTTTTAGTGGAACTGGCGGCGATCAAAAAACGCCTGGGCGACCGTGTGGTGGTGCTGGGTCACCATTACCAACAAGATGATGTTATCGCCTTCGCCGATATTACCGGCGACTCGCTGGAACTTGCCCGTAAAGCAGCAGAAATCAAAAATGCTGAGTACGTGATGTTCTGTGGAGTTCACTTCATGGCCGAAACTGCGGACATGCTGACGGGCCCTGAACAAAAAGTGATTCTTCCGGATCTACGTGCCGGATGTTCAATGGCCGATATGGCAAATCGTCGAGAGATCGATGTTGCCTGGGAGTACATGAAAAAATGTACGTCTGAGAAGATCGTTCCGATTACCTACATCAACTGTTCAGCAGCTTTGAAGAGTTTTGTGGGTGAGAATGATGGTTCAATTTGTACTTCTTCTAACGCCGAAAAAATTATCACTTGGGGTCTTAACCAAGGTGAGAAACTTTTATTCTTCCCGGATCAACACTTAGGACGAAACACTTGTCACAAGCTTGGTATCAAACTGGAAGACATGGTGGTGTATGATCCACGCCAACGTTTCGGCGGATTAACTCCTGAACAAATTCAAAAAGCAAAAGTGATTCTTTGGTACGGTTTCTGTTCGGTTCACCAAGGTTTCAATAAAGAACACATCGCTATGTGGAGACAGAAAGATCCGGAGCGTATCCTGATCGTTCACCCAGAGTGTAGCTTTGATGTGGTTCAGGGAGCTGACCTTGCTGGTTCAACTTCTTACATCATTAATCAAATTAAGGCCGCGAAACCGGGAACTAAGTTTGCTGTTGGGACTGAGATCAATCTCGTGAACCGTCTGGCCCAAGCTTATCCTCATCTTGATATTACTTCACTTTCACCATACCAGTGTCTCTGTACAACGATGTATCGTGTGCGTCCTCGTTGGTTACTTGAAAGTTTCCGCGCCATTGAACGTAATCAACCAATCAACGTAATTAAAGTTGATGACGTGACAAAGAAGTACGCGCTGAAAGCTCTCGATCAAATGCTTGCTATCTCTTAA